Proteins encoded by one window of Candidatus Hydrogenedentota bacterium:
- a CDS encoding adenine deaminase, protein MLTAEKNMTVETLKQQMQAATGQIEADLIIRGAHVLDVYTETLFQADILIKDGKIVNVDPGFAPRAKQVFDAKGLYAVPAFIEPSMHIDCSLVMPDALAEGFVPWGTTTVVAEVNDLAGYFGESQNKAVEAVKAYFKDAQNLPYRLLGLAPGKCVPIEVTMELLEWGEMFGQGESFGFTTLGLHEDTLKKAINIKRNNLFLNGHVDPFANKDQIGVFSIAGSVNDHEAWSYDALFQRQRRGVCTQLLFSQGVDQIDYMITEALINHKLPAENLLFSADNGYIDDMVNTGILSYLVQRSIQLGVPPITAIKLASFYTARNLGLDQVLGSLAPGRYADILLLPSLEQIKPVIVFKEGERVAENGVLIKKVDIDYSSLRIETEPYLEKLTLEDITAMYQAQGSNIRVSAVTQSAPQYSGRSNAQFPDGSFRADYTIPVINGHIPSCLDQDILKLVFVKKMPGEGKGFKVFGDFVKGFGLKKGAIAMNNNMGGVGVLALGVNEEDILSAVREVNRHPGALVIAAKDESTQVFELPIAGMNSDLGGVQAASILNRMTNTLVQWGCVIQRELYLRFWCLGAAMDKN, encoded by the coding sequence ATGTTAACTGCTGAAAAGAACATGACGGTTGAAACACTCAAACAGCAAATGCAGGCTGCAACTGGACAAATTGAGGCGGACTTGATTATCCGTGGCGCGCACGTACTTGATGTTTATACGGAAACCTTGTTCCAAGCGGACATTCTCATCAAAGACGGAAAAATCGTTAATGTAGATCCGGGGTTTGCTCCAAGAGCCAAGCAAGTATTTGACGCGAAAGGCCTGTATGCTGTTCCCGCTTTCATCGAACCCTCCATGCATATCGATTGTTCTCTCGTTATGCCCGATGCGTTGGCTGAAGGGTTCGTTCCTTGGGGAACTACCACTGTCGTAGCCGAGGTGAATGATTTGGCGGGCTATTTTGGTGAAAGCCAAAACAAGGCAGTGGAAGCCGTAAAAGCGTACTTCAAAGATGCACAAAATTTGCCCTATCGCCTCCTGGGGTTAGCCCCAGGCAAGTGTGTCCCCATTGAGGTAACCATGGAATTACTCGAATGGGGTGAAATGTTTGGCCAAGGCGAAAGTTTTGGTTTCACTACGCTTGGGCTGCATGAGGACACCCTTAAAAAGGCGATCAACATCAAACGGAATAACCTGTTTCTAAATGGGCACGTGGATCCGTTCGCCAATAAAGACCAGATCGGAGTGTTCAGCATCGCAGGGTCCGTGAATGATCATGAAGCTTGGAGCTACGATGCACTATTTCAGCGGCAACGCAGAGGCGTTTGCACCCAGCTGTTGTTCAGCCAAGGTGTGGACCAAATTGATTATATGATCACGGAAGCGCTCATCAACCATAAACTGCCCGCGGAAAACTTATTGTTCAGCGCAGATAATGGTTACATCGACGACATGGTGAACACCGGGATTTTATCTTACCTGGTTCAGCGTAGCATTCAACTGGGCGTACCGCCCATCACTGCAATTAAACTGGCTTCTTTTTACACAGCCCGTAATTTAGGATTGGATCAGGTGCTTGGCTCCCTCGCGCCCGGTCGCTATGCGGACATTCTGTTACTTCCCAGCCTGGAGCAGATCAAACCCGTCATCGTATTTAAAGAGGGTGAACGGGTAGCAGAAAACGGTGTTCTCATAAAAAAAGTTGACATCGATTACAGCAGCCTGCGTATTGAGACGGAACCCTATCTGGAAAAGCTTACGCTGGAAGATATTACAGCCATGTATCAAGCGCAGGGAAGCAACATCCGCGTATCGGCCGTTACGCAAAGCGCACCGCAGTACTCCGGTAGGAGCAACGCCCAATTCCCGGACGGTAGCTTTCGCGCTGACTATACGATACCGGTGATCAATGGTCATATTCCTTCCTGCCTTGACCAGGATATTCTAAAATTGGTGTTCGTAAAAAAAATGCCAGGTGAAGGAAAAGGTTTCAAGGTATTCGGTGACTTTGTCAAGGGTTTTGGTTTGAAAAAAGGCGCCATTGCCATGAACAACAACATGGGCGGTGTGGGCGTGCTGGCTCTCGGTGTGAATGAAGAAGACATTCTCAGCGCAGTACGGGAAGTTAACCGGCATCCGGGCGCCCTGGTTATTGCAGCCAAGGACGAATCCACCCAGGTATTTGAACTGCCTATCGCGGGAATGAACAGCGATTTGGGTGGTGTACAAGCAGCTTCCATACTAAACCGGATGACAAATACTCTTGTCCAATGGGGATGTGTGATTCAACGGGAGCTGTATTTACGCTTTTG
- a CDS encoding GntR family transcriptional regulator — protein sequence MSHRYHYMNSFQSTKRAILEMLKHTTFEDNKLPAETELAKRMRVSVVTLRQALTALEAEGYITKKQGIGSFVHTHALDPYLRCDMGDNMIDLVRSIGGTVSVKVKPMHLSQGDERLLQELKLARDEQFVVLEVYYYSDDQPYVIAKNYVPEKYFLKPFTQDDLPTSIDRLIWEYCERILAYELTTWIPRLMPKDLAEVFEVDEGSPLLLWHQTVYDTAETAICGTEAFFNPEFGNPRILRKWTSTPEL from the coding sequence TTGTCACATCGTTATCACTACATGAATAGTTTTCAGAGCACCAAGCGAGCCATCTTGGAGATGCTAAAACATACAACGTTCGAGGACAACAAACTCCCCGCGGAAACTGAACTGGCTAAACGCATGCGTGTGAGCGTTGTGACGCTGCGCCAGGCGCTTACTGCCTTGGAAGCAGAAGGATATATTACGAAAAAGCAAGGTATCGGCAGCTTTGTGCATACGCACGCACTCGATCCTTACCTTCGGTGCGACATGGGCGACAACATGATCGACCTTGTACGCTCAATAGGCGGAACAGTATCAGTTAAGGTAAAACCCATGCACTTATCGCAGGGGGACGAAAGACTATTACAGGAACTGAAGCTGGCACGGGATGAACAGTTTGTTGTCCTGGAAGTTTATTATTACAGCGACGATCAACCCTATGTAATTGCAAAGAACTATGTACCTGAGAAATATTTCTTGAAGCCCTTCACACAAGATGATCTTCCCACCTCCATTGACAGATTGATCTGGGAGTATTGCGAACGCATCCTGGCTTACGAATTGACCACTTGGATACCCCGCCTGATGCCGAAAGATTTGGCTGAGGTTTTTGAAGTAGACGAGGGCAGCCCTTTGCTACTATGGCATCAAACAGTTTACGATACTGCGGAAACAGCCATTTGTGGCACGGAGGCGTTTTTCAACCCCGAATTTGGCAACCCTCGTATCCTGCGCAAATGGACGTCAACCCCTGAATTATAA